The Brachyspira aalborgi genome has a segment encoding these proteins:
- a CDS encoding flagellar filament outer layer protein FlaA, translated as MKRLFAVLASIFIAASAYGLTNSTLIDFSISGNADNLQSEEGDTNELITAQQSLYNDNWVVWLNDSARLTENRRNSYVTNTDSKGNNGTWEEGKVLGIRVHFPIAAWNSYALVKPAYELEMYGGAEGTKYTEGKGVIHNVGEIRSISSWVYGRNYLISYFVNLQNELGELKSYPMGNVYFSGWRQLKWENREYLPNVRDRILVREPLYPKLMPSVKIDSIGFYRTKDTRGGDFIAYVKDITVEHDLAVVDFEEDIDDEGTWQLIKTENERRQAIEAARVREVTELRDLEQRRMGGQQQQQNAEEEQAQ; from the coding sequence ATGAAAAGGTTATTCGCAGTATTAGCATCTATTTTTATCGCCGCATCAGCTTACGGATTGACGAATTCGACTCTGATTGATTTTAGTATATCAGGTAATGCCGACAATCTACAAAGCGAAGAAGGCGATACTAATGAATTGATTACAGCCCAACAAAGCCTATATAACGATAATTGGGTTGTATGGTTGAACGATTCCGCAAGGCTTACGGAAAATCGCAGAAATTCCTATGTTACCAATACGGATAGTAAAGGTAATAACGGAACTTGGGAAGAAGGAAAAGTTCTCGGTATAAGAGTTCATTTTCCTATAGCCGCATGGAATAGCTACGCGTTAGTTAAACCCGCTTATGAGCTTGAAATGTATGGCGGAGCTGAAGGAACAAAATATACCGAAGGCAAAGGCGTTATACATAATGTTGGCGAAATAAGGTCAATAAGTTCATGGGTATACGGACGAAATTATTTAATTAGCTATTTTGTTAATTTGCAAAACGAATTAGGCGAATTAAAATCTTATCCTATGGGTAATGTTTATTTCAGCGGTTGGAGACAATTAAAATGGGAAAATAGAGAATATTTGCCAAATGTTCGCGATAGAATATTGGTTAGAGAGCCTCTTTATCCTAAATTGATGCCTTCTGTAAAAATAGATTCTATAGGTTTTTATAGAACTAAAGATACGAGAGGCGGAGACTTTATAGCTTATGTTAAAGACATTACGGTAGAACATGATTTAGCTGTTGTAGACTTTGAAGAAGATATAGACGATGAAGGCACATGGCAATTAATAAAAACCGAAAATGAAAGAAGACAAGCTATAGAAGCAGCAAGAGTTCGCGAAGTAACCGAATTGAGAGATTTGGAACAAAGAAGAATGGGCGGACAACAACAACAACAAAATGCTGAAGAAGAACAAGCTCAATAA
- the ftsA gene encoding cell division protein FtsA, producing the protein MKEPIIAGIDAGSSSVKTVIARVNDDKLEVIGIGESESEGIIKGIVVNIEAAANAIEKSVNQAEHMAGIQAPDVIATIGGEHIKGKNSKGVIGVNNKNKEVTSLEIERVLESAKNILMPQDREIIETIEQEYSLDEQDEIKNPIGMSGTRLETRVHIITGLKYVSDNLKRTLNKMGFSGKDFIVNVRGSAEAVLTKDEKDLGVVVFDIGHSTTSLMVFLEGTVWHTAVIPIGSYHITNDISKGLRITIPAAEKLKCDYGYAFIDMIGEREIIEVPTASGKFKTIPKITLTEIIQPRVEEILHLCGKELAKMKYIDSLSAGMVFTGGGALLPGLTDLAKAYQTAVKGSIPISARIGVPDQIAGIRDIANNPAYSSVIGILMMSLDEATLMNIQSGKKFSDKKFKFKNPFSKNPFTEFFK; encoded by the coding sequence TTGAAAGAACCAATAATAGCGGGCATTGATGCAGGAAGCTCATCGGTGAAGACGGTTATAGCTCGCGTAAATGATGATAAACTTGAAGTTATAGGAATAGGCGAGAGCGAAAGCGAAGGAATTATAAAAGGAATTGTAGTAAATATAGAAGCTGCCGCAAACGCTATAGAAAAATCTGTAAATCAAGCCGAACATATGGCGGGTATTCAAGCCCCCGATGTAATAGCCACGATAGGCGGAGAACATATTAAAGGAAAAAATAGCAAAGGAGTAATAGGAGTAAATAATAAAAATAAAGAAGTTACTTCTTTGGAAATAGAAAGAGTATTAGAAAGCGCAAAAAATATATTGATGCCGCAAGATAGAGAAATAATAGAAACTATAGAGCAGGAATATTCTTTAGACGAACAAGATGAAATAAAAAATCCTATAGGAATGTCAGGCACAAGATTAGAAACGAGAGTTCATATAATAACGGGACTCAAATATGTTAGCGATAATTTGAAAAGAACTTTAAATAAAATGGGATTTTCAGGAAAAGATTTTATAGTAAATGTTAGAGGAAGCGCCGAAGCCGTTCTTACGAAAGACGAAAAAGATTTAGGCGTTGTCGTTTTCGATATAGGACATTCAACAACTTCTTTAATGGTATTTTTAGAAGGGACAGTTTGGCATACGGCGGTTATTCCGATTGGAAGCTATCATATAACAAACGATATTTCAAAAGGATTAAGAATTACAATTCCAGCTGCAGAAAAATTAAAATGCGATTACGGTTATGCTTTTATAGATATGATAGGAGAGAGAGAAATTATAGAAGTTCCTACGGCAAGCGGTAAATTTAAAACTATTCCAAAAATAACTTTAACAGAAATAATACAACCGAGAGTAGAAGAGATATTGCATCTATGCGGAAAGGAACTTGCAAAAATGAAATATATAGATTCTTTATCCGCGGGAATGGTATTTACGGGAGGCGGAGCTTTATTGCCAGGACTTACAGACCTTGCTAAAGCTTATCAAACTGCGGTAAAAGGTTCGATTCCAATATCGGCAAGAATAGGAGTGCCAGACCAAATAGCGGGAATAAGAGATATTGCAAATAATCCAGCTTATTCTTCTGTTATAGGAATATTAATGATGAGTTTAGACGAAGCTACTTTAATGAATATACAAAGCGGTAAGAAATTTTCCGATAAAAAATTTAAATTCAAAAATCCTTTCAGCAAAAATCCATTCACAGAATTTTTTAAATAA
- the tpiA gene encoding triose-phosphate isomerase has translation MRRKLIAGNWKMNNTNKEALELVSQLKDMIKDAKDRDIMIAPTFTCLSDVNNAIKGTNIKLGAQNLYFEEKGAFTGQISADMLISVGCEYVIIGHSECRDIFTEKDELINKKVKRALDKNLIPVLCVGEHLEEREKGITSDIVSGQVKKAFQGLSESEASKVVIAYEPVWAIGTGKTATPQDADDVHKTIRETLKSLYNDKIADNTMILYGGSVNEKNADDLLNMPNIDGALVGGASLVADKFARIVNYIAK, from the coding sequence ATGAGAAGAAAACTTATAGCTGGAAATTGGAAAATGAATAATACCAATAAAGAAGCTTTGGAATTAGTATCGCAATTAAAAGATATGATTAAAGATGCAAAAGATAGAGATATTATGATAGCGCCGACATTTACTTGTTTAAGCGATGTTAATAACGCTATTAAAGGAACTAATATCAAACTTGGAGCGCAAAATCTATATTTTGAAGAAAAAGGCGCTTTTACGGGACAAATTTCAGCCGATATGCTTATTTCGGTTGGTTGTGAATATGTTATTATAGGGCATTCGGAGTGCAGAGATATATTTACAGAAAAAGACGAACTTATAAATAAAAAAGTAAAAAGAGCTTTAGATAAAAATCTTATTCCCGTTTTATGCGTTGGCGAGCATTTGGAAGAAAGAGAGAAAGGAATCACCTCCGATATAGTAAGCGGACAAGTAAAAAAAGCTTTTCAAGGTTTAAGCGAAAGCGAAGCGTCTAAAGTAGTAATAGCTTATGAGCCTGTATGGGCGATTGGAACAGGAAAAACGGCGACTCCTCAAGATGCGGACGATGTTCATAAAACTATAAGAGAAACTTTAAAATCTCTATATAACGATAAAATTGCAGATAACACAATGATTTTATACGGCGGAAGCGTAAACGAAAAGAATGCGGACGATTTACTCAATATGCCGAATATAGACGGCGCTTTGGTTGGCGGAGCTTCTTTAGTTGCAGATAAATTTGCAAGAATAGTAAATTATATCGCAAAATAG
- a CDS encoding isochorismatase family protein, which translates to MRLENKPILNKEDSLCICIDLQERLLPAMHNLDELIKNANILLKMSEIYDISVLATEQYPKGLGNTDSRIVLPKNHKLFSKEYFSIFGSEDFVKEFNSLNKKNIIVFGAETHVCVYYSVLHLVKNGYNVFVIADACASRTKENKEISLEQMKKVGANVISAEMILFWHIESAKVPNFKELSNLVK; encoded by the coding sequence ATGAGATTAGAAAATAAACCTATATTAAATAAAGAAGATTCTTTATGTATATGCATAGACTTGCAAGAGAGATTATTACCAGCTATGCATAATTTGGATGAGTTAATAAAAAATGCGAATATTTTATTAAAAATGTCTGAAATATACGATATTTCCGTTTTGGCAACGGAACAGTATCCGAAAGGGCTTGGCAACACAGACTCAAGAATAGTATTGCCTAAAAATCATAAATTATTTTCTAAAGAATATTTTAGCATTTTTGGAAGCGAAGATTTTGTAAAAGAGTTTAATTCTCTTAATAAAAAAAATATAATAGTATTCGGAGCGGAGACTCATGTATGCGTTTATTATAGCGTTTTACATTTAGTTAAAAACGGATATAATGTATTTGTTATCGCTGACGCTTGCGCATCGAGAACTAAAGAAAATAAAGAAATTTCTTTAGAGCAGATGAAAAAAGTCGGAGCTAATGTAATAAGCGCGGAAATGATTTTATTTTGGCATATAGAAAGCGCTAAAGTTCCGAATTTTAAAGAATTAAGCAATTTAGTAAAATAA